In the Topomyia yanbarensis strain Yona2022 chromosome 3, ASM3024719v1, whole genome shotgun sequence genome, one interval contains:
- the LOC131687521 gene encoding uncharacterized protein K02A2.6-like → MSDSKVLEGKVNVKVERDNSEQEGSSPTIVMSKPMFGHLEPFVVGEKFDEYVSCLEQFFLVNDVPAAKKVPTLVTMAGPSLYSIAARICSPDDPCTKPYNELIQLLTTHLAPTVNVVAERYKFRKCEQSSGQSISDFIITLKAQSHSCSFAAFLQEALRDQFVAGVQNSNLRTKLLTEVDLTFEKACNIARSWEAVEHESKVMQGTSKLAMLHRKPQKKPQKPFRIQEKPKQQSKPTMKNEVKNTCFRCGRSHNPESCPAKQWTCYACGKAGHVSTMCRSTKEQKATSQNRVAEMSEAAENCKLNLMSEIVESVREPETSLATPEILRDSSRNGVHQLDVPAHLQLEIEGTVVKFEVDTGACDTVISRDTYSEKLSHVKLQQSCKCFQTVTGQNIRPEGEIKVQVKARNGEMVSLPIFVIQPEEGRTITPLLGRSGLDVLIPECRKMVSLDFSSISTIQPSLQSELQKKFPFVFSGDLNQTIEGFTVDIVLKPNAMPIFHKPYTIPFRFRENVDQELDRMIKSEILVPVRSSSWASPIVVTPKKDGSVRICLDGKATLNRYLSSEHYPLPLIDDLLASLADFKVFCKIDLTGAYLQVKLSELSQELCTVNTHRGLFRYTRMPFGISSAPSLFQSIIDQILVGTGAVPYLDDIVVGGRTPQECKKRLFDVLERLNRYKVQINMEKSRFFEDEIEHLGFLLTTDGISPSPSKVEAVLNAPAPRDVSQLQSFLGLLNYYHRFLPNLSTELRPIYDLLKKDRKFEWSSLCQKAFEKCKRLLVNNDVLEPFDPKKPLILTTDASPYGVGAILSHQVNQIEKPVCFASSTLGPAQMNYGQIHKEALAVIFGVSKFHKFLYGTEFTLVTDSTALKQIFNPQKGASSVAISRLHRWSVILSNYNYHVVHRPGKCIGNADALSRLPLPVHNRIEHMALREDCVQNFVALESIREALQRDAILKKVVSCVKQGWSHMVDDQLIPYAKVCSHLEVEDGCLYFDDRVVIPKSLQTSILEKLHDNHEGIVRMKMVGRSYFWWKGFDEDAKQFVKSCDVCQKTQRVPREVVKSKWSPTKHPFERIHLDLFHFESQSFLILVDSFSKFIDVKILRGTDGNSVLEKLEEIYSYFGLPEEVCSDNGPPFNSSMFIHACQQNNINVLKSPPYHPQSNGLAERGVQTIKTMLKKCLLDDKFIQMPIQRRLNRILFNYRNTPSTATSSTPSCLMFSYVPRTLINVSNPVKLKIENEHKNSVKKPMKTFESFPGNHQYGANKYSRGDKILYRNHLDDSVRRIPALALEKVSPYTYLINLEGNVRLVHENQIRTSDLSDKFHPSLPILCPKPGPECQASEEPAPGPSKEGQQLQQPVTKKKSQKKKKSEKKRNRSDSISPKLRRSKRLKDQASRR, encoded by the coding sequence ATGTCGGATTCGAAAGTGCTTGAAGGAAAAGTGAACGTTAAAGTAGAAAGGGATAACAGCGAACAAGAAGGTAGTTCGCCTACAATCGTCATGTCAAAACCGATGTTTGGACATCTGGAACCTTTTGTGGTAGGTGAAAAATTCGATGAGTATGTCAGCTGTCTCGAACAGTTTTTCCTAGTCAATGATGTACCAGCGGCAAAAAAAGTTCCCACACTAGTGACTATGGCTGGTCCTAGTCTGTATTCAATCGCCGCAAGAATTTGTTCGCCAGATGACCCGTGCACGAAACCGTATAATGAACTGATTCAACTCTTGACAACACATTTGGCTCCAACCGTCAACGTTGTGGCTGAACGGTATAAGTTTCGGAAATGTGAGCAATCATCAGGACAGTCTATTTCGGATTTCATCATCACGCTGAAAGCTCAATCACATTCATGCAGTTTTGCCGCATTTCTGCAAGAGGCCTTGCGGGATCAGTTTGTTGCCGGAGTCCAGAACTCAAACCTGCGGACAAAACTGCTCACAGAAGTCGATCTCACGTTCGAGAAAGCATGCAACATTGCCCGCAGTTGGGAAGCTGTCGAACACGAGTCAAAAGTAATGCAAGGTACGTCAAAGCTTGCTATGCTGCACCGGAAACCACAAAAGAAGCCGCAGAAACCATTCCGGATACAGGAGAAGCCGAAACAACAGTCGAAACCAACTATGAAAAATGAGGTTAAGAACACGTGTTTCCGTTGTGGAAGATCACACAATCCAGAATCGTGTCCGGCTAAGCAGTGGACTTGCTACGCATGTGGCAAAGCAGGCCACGTGTCAACCATGTGTCGTTCAACGAAGGAACAGAAAGCAACTAGTCAGAATCGTGTAGCAGAGATGTCGGAGGCAGCGGAAAATTGCAAGTTAAATTTAATGTCGGAAATCGTCGAGTCGGTAAGGGAACCTGAAACCAGCCTTGCAACTCCGGAAATTCTGAGGGATAGCTCGAGGAACGGAGTGCACCAATTGGATGTGCCAGCCCACCTGCAGTTAGAAATCGAAGGAACAGTGGTGAAATTTGAGGTGGACACTGGAGCGTGTGATACGGTAATATCCAGGGATACTTATAGCGAAAAGTTAAGTCATGTGAAGTTGCAGCAATCTTGCAAGTGTTTTCAAACGGTGACTGGTCAAAACATTCGTCCGGAAGGTGAAATTAAAGTACAGGTTAAGGCTAGAAATGGTGAAATGGTTTCActaccgattttcgtaattcaACCGGAAGAGGGCAGAACCATCACACCTCTGCTTGGTCGCTCTGGTCTGGATGTCCTTATCCCGGAATGTAGAAAAATGGTAAGTCTAGATTTTTCATCCATCAGCACGATTCAGCCAAGTCTTCAGTCGGAACTTCAGAAAAAATTTCCTTTTGTCTTTTCTGGAGATCTCAATCAAACCATTGAAGGGTTTACTGTCGATATTGTTTTGAAACCAAATGCAATGCCAATTTTCCACAAACCGTATACTATTCCATTTCGTTTTCGGGAAAATGTCGATCAAGAGCTTGATCGAATGATTAAAAGTGAAATTTTAGTTCCCGTCCGTTCATCGTCTTGGGCAAGTCCTATAGTTGTTACTCCCAAAAAGGATGGTTCTGTTCGAATATGCCTTGATGGCAAGGCTACATTAAATCGATACCTATCATCTGAGCATTACCCACTTCCTCTGATAGATGATCTTCTAGCCAGTCTGGCAGACTTTAAGGTATTTTGCAAGATAGATCTCACCGGGGCGTATTTGCAGGTTAAACTATCGGAACTTTCACAGGAACTTTGTACGGTGAACACTCATCGAGGATTGTTCAGGTACACCCGAATGCCTTTCGGTATAAGTTCCGCACCTTCATTGTTTCAGTCCATAATTGATCAAATCCTGGTTGGAACGGGAGCCGTGCCTTATTTAGATGATATTGTGGTAGGAGGTAGAACTCCACAAGAATGCAAAAAGAGACTTTTTGACGTTTTAGAGCGATTAAACCGCTACAAAGTGCAAATAAATATGGAAAAATCTAGATTTTTTGAAGACGAGATCGAGCATCTTGGCTTCCTGTTAACCACTGATGGAATCAGTCCAAGTCCGTCTAAAGTAGAAGCAGTTCTAAATGCCCCAGCTCCTCGAGATGTAAGTCAGTTACAATCTTTTCTAGGACTTTTAAATTATTACCACCGCTTTTTACCGAATTTATCTACCGAGCTTCGTCCAATATACGATTTATTGAAAAAAGATAGAAAATTTGAGTGGTCATCTTTGTGTCAGAAGGCTTTTGAAAAGTGCAAAAGACTTTTGGTTAATAATGATGTGTTAGAGCCATTTGATCCAAAGAAGCCTCTTATTCTAACGACCGATGCCAGTCCTTATGGTGTTGGCGCAATATTGTCTCACCAGGtaaatcaaattgaaaaacctgTGTGTTTCGCTTCATCGACACTAGGTCCCGCCCAAATGAATTACGGACAAATTCACAAGGAAGCGCTAGCCGTCATTTTCGGTGTCAGCAAGTTTCACAAGTTTTTATATGGTACCGAATTCACTCTTGTCACCGATAGTACCgcgttgaagcaaattttcaATCCACAAAAAGGAGCATCGTCCGTTGCTATATCACGCTTGCATCGTTGGTCAGTAATACTGTCAAACTATAACTATCACGTGGTCCATCGGCCGGGTAAGTGTATTGGTAACGCAGATGCCCTATCGCGTTTGCCGCTACCCGTACACAACCGAATCGAGCACATGGCTTTGCGGGAAGATTGCGTTCAAAACTTTGTCGCGTTAGAATCGATCCGGGAAGCACTTCAGCGAGACGCAATTTTAAAAAAAGTGGTCAGTTGTGTGAAACAGGGCTGGTCGCACATGGTCGATGATCAGTTGATTCCGTATGCAAAGGTATGTTCTCATCTAGAAGTCGAAGATGGGTGCTTATATTTTGATGACCGCGTGGTCATTCCAAAGAGCTTACAAACTAGCATTCTGGAAAAACTTCATGACAACCATGAAGGAATAGTTCGAATGAAAATGGTTGGTAGAAGCTATTTTTGGTGGAAGGGATTCGATGAAGATGCTAAACAATTTGTGAAGTCGTGTGACGTTTGTCAAAAAACTCAGAGAGTCCCCAGAGAAGttgtaaaatcaaaatggtCTCCAACCAAACATCCCTTTGAAAGAATCCACTTAGATTTGTTTCACTTTGAAAGTCAATCTTTTCTTATACTAGTTGATTCCTTTTCTAAATTTATCGATGTCAAGATTCTTCGAGGAACGGATGGTAATAGCGTCCTCGAGAAATTAGAAGAAATTTACAGTTATTTTGGCTTACCGGAAGAAGTTTGTTCGGATAATGGCCCACCTTTTAACTCGTCCATGTTCATACACGCCTGTCAACAGAACAATATTAATGTCCTTAAATCTCCACCGTATCATCCGCAGTCCAACGGATTGGCTGAAAGGGGGGTACAGACGATAAAGACAATGCTGAAGAAGTGTTTGTTGGACGACAAATTTATACAAATGCCAATTCAAAGGAGACTTAATCGAATTCTTTTTAATTACCGTAATACGCCGTCTACTGCAACCAGTAGCACACCGTCGTGCTTAATGTTTTCGTATGTTCCCCGAACGCTGATTAATGTTAGTAACCCAGTCaagttgaaaattgaaaatgaacaTAAGAATTCGGTTAAGAAACCTATGAAAACCTTCGAATCATTCCCAGGAAACCATCAGTATGGAGCGAACAAATACTCGAGAGGTGACAAGATCTTGTACCGAAATCATCTTGATGATTCTGTTCGAAGGATTCCTGCGTTAGCTCTTGAAAAAGTTAGTCCTTATACATATCTAATCAACTTGGAAGGAAACGTGCGTTTGGTTCATGAGAATCAGATTCGCACATCTGATTTATCTGATAAGTTCCATCCTTCCTTGCCTATCCTTTGCCCCAAACCAGGTCCGGAGTGCCAAGCATCCGAGGAACCCGCCCCTGGACCTTCGAAGGAAGGACAGCAACTGCAACAGCCGGTTACTAAAAAGAaaagccagaaaaagaaaaaatctgaaaaaaagcGAAATCGAAGCGATTCCATTTCACCGAAACTTCGTAGATCAAAACGCCTTAAAGATCAAGCTTCGCGACGATAG